The genomic region GAAGGTGAAACCTCAATGACCTGCAAGAAAAGACTTCACGCCCTAACCTTAGTAAAATAACCCCCTAGAAATATACAACACAACAAGCTGCCTCCGACTAATGGCAGCACAATATACCACGCCCTTTCCACACACGCAAGTCaacattttcatataattaacaaagttagcatcACCAATCTCTTTCAGGGCCAGAAACAGCACACGACAACTCCTGCTCCATGGCATCCTTTACATATGGAAACTCAAGGGGGTTCTTCATATTGCGGCTgctttggttttcttttcctctcaaGGTTTAAAAATAGCTAGCctggaaaaataagaaacataTGAAAGCCAGCAAGGAATATGATACTTACCCGAGCTGCTGGCTTTCAGTCATGTGACACTGCTCATTCATCCATCCAGGTATCTATCTTCTCATTCAGGCAGTCGATGTGAGACTCAACCTGCTGCTGCATAAAACGGACAAACAAACCAAGACAAAGATGCATAAAGACAAAAATTGTTGCAATGCCATTCAATAAATACACGCaggttcaaaatatttgtaaacatGCCTCATCACGTTCTTCTGAACAGGTTCAGACCCGACTCCATCCCCGGATTTGAGAACCATCGTGAGAGCAGCATTAGGCTTCACAAAGACAAAGCAACAGGAAAAGATCAATTCTTTGAGACTaatgaaagtaaaaaagagTACAAGATCCAGGCAGTTACTCGACAAAGTTTAACCCTTAAGCTTACTATGTCTTGGAAAGAAATCTGAGGGAACAGGTGCAGTTTGGTTTTGAAAAAGTTGTATAAGACAagatttaagaaatttttgaGTAAAGCTTCCTGTGACTTCAAAACAGCATAAGATATGCATATAAAGAAATGAGGACCAAAGAGAACATAAATCCAAAACCTCTAACTTCTCTCGTAATCCGTCCCCCAAAACAGAAGCATCATTCTCGCGTCCTTTATTCGACAGCAGCTGTGTATTAGACACGCATGATCTATCCAATGAAGGTCCTTCAACGTTGATCCCTAAGTTACCACCGCTGCTTGCACAGTGAGAATTACAGGTACTTGAGACGCAACCAGCATCAGTGTTTTCTGAACAGTGCATCCCCTGGTTCGGCTTTATGAAATCTATATTTAACTCTTTATCCCTATCAACAAGCTGCAGCCCAACCTCATTAGATCTGGTGCATGCATCCCCTGGGGTCAAAGGTGCCTCTTGTTGAGTCATTCCATCCATAAACAGGCATGAACCCTCCACCGCAGTCTTTTCTTCCATTGTATAAGATGCCGTAGAGCAACAGTCTTTCAATGTACCTGCGCTTCTAGAACAAATAAGCTCAGGTGAGACTGAAACTTGCCTCTGAGGACTAACAGAATGGCTTTTCTGTGGACGCCTCCCCTCCTTCAAATCTGATGCATCAAGCTCCTTTTTCCGTTTTAGGACTCTTTCAGCAGATCCAGGTCTGCAGGCCTCACCACCCTCACTAGACATCTTATCAACCTGGTGCTGACTCATAAGCCTCGTATGTCGGCTTCGTCTGTAACCCTCTGGAAATACATAAGAGGGAATTTGCTTTCTACGAACATGAGAAACATATATATCCATCCCGGGCTTCCAGTACAAGTATGAGTGTATTTGATGCCTAAACTCATCAACAGTCTGGCGGATATCAAACTGTTGGCCTTCTTGAATAACCTCTCCTTGCTTCCTTTGTAACCCCATGAAAAAGGCACAATGAGCACACTGCTTTGAAGAATCCACATAATCATGTGGGTAAGGGTGACACTGTAATTTCCCAGAGGTATCCCGCTCTATCTGCATTATGTCCAAGAAAACCATAAATAGAAAAGAGAACACTACCGACAGATAACTGTATAATCTGTGGGTACACATTGAAGATAGATCAGAAATAACACCAACTCAATCAATATTCAGTCTTAAGGCGAAAGACGATACCATCAGAGTTAGCTGCCTCAGCCGGGATTCAACCCAACCTCTCCAAGCACGCAAGTCATCAAGATCAGCAGCATTAATGTCAACCtgtagataatttttatagcTTTCAAAGAATAAATATGGTTCAAACAATGCACTCCACTGCAGCTTATTCAGCTCGATATCCTGTAAATAcaaattgaaatcaaatgaTTAATAGGCAGAAATACTTGTGAGCAGTTTTCCTCTTGCACAATCAGAACAGGCTGAACATTCTGTACCTCACAGATCTTTTTACCAAATTCGAACTGTTCCATCATGACCCGGAGGGTGCTTGCCGAAACATTGTAACTAGAATTCATGCATGGGTAAGCAGGGGTTATAATTGGCATGAGATGATTACGGTCCCAAGGATATTTTCGAGGATCCCATACAGAAAATCCAAGTTCATCATCCTCTATTTCACAAAGCATCACAGGATTTGGCCAGCGCCACAGTGTATAGACTCTGAAGAAACGAGAAACTAGCATACTGGGATTTGCTTTGGGATAAAATTGACACAAGCGAGCTACAAGAAGAGCCCAGTTCACACCTCCAAGAAACCCTGTCacctgaaattgaaaaataaaaagtgaaaacaTGTTGCACCACAACAACCAAATATTTGATCTCCCACAGAGTTCCGTAAAGTagtaattctaaaataaatcgACTTACATTCGAATAAACACCACGTCTCTTAGCCCAGAACTTTAAGCATCTCAGTGTTGTCCGGAAGTTCTGAAATTATAGGATAATAAGTTAAGGAAAAGCCCAATTAAGTATTAGTGAAAAGGCACTTGAACGAAATGGAGACAATGGAAGGCATAGAAATTCAAGTATAACAAGTACCTCAACATTTGGAACAAGCTTGAGAATTTGATCTGCAACTCGGCAGCCATTAAGACTACGTGCAGTTGGTTCATCCGTTTTGTATAATACAGAGTTGTTTGAGATGTCTAAATCCTGTCAGAAATCAGTTTAACTTTGTTAAACTTCAAGAAAACCGCACATCTAATCCCCAGGTGGACACATGAACATGCATCAACTGAAGATTGTCCAAAGTATTCAGCTGATCACAACAGGAGTTCCACTCCATGCTCATGCCCGAACAGATACAAAAGAAACTACATAAGATATAAGCCAAGAAGAACCATCATCTCTGGATACGTAGAAGTGCAGGCACATATAGCACAATTTATTTGTTGGCAAAAGGCTTCAGCAAGGAGAAATTGACGCAACAAAGATCGTAACAATATATCTTCACTGGCAAATTGTTCCTCAACTCTCATTTTTCCCTTGAAATGCTATCAAGGGGAAAAGTACCTTTTGTCACAGCAAGGGTTCAGCTGACACACGAATGCATATAAATGGAATAGTTGCATTATATAGGCATGTATATACATTAGTACATTCAATAATCTCAAATCATGCATGAGTAAAACCACCAATACTTGCTGAATGGGTCTGACAAAATCAGAAATTAGACATTGCGAAGCAAAGCATCATATACAGTACTTGAGTACCAATGGCCAGAAGTATGAGACACGGCTACTGGTTGAGTGGAGTCCACAGTGAGAACAACACAACAGGAAAATCGAGTAGAGGCCAAATATTACAAAGTGAGAAGATGACTTATGAAAAAAGAGATGCCTAGctaaatgaagaaatatgtTCGGCAATAACATGAAAACTACTTCAGACAGCAGGCAGTCATAAGTTGACTATTTCCTAACTAGAAGCAAGAGACtcaaaattatacaaactttaATACACGAAGAAACTTGAAACACTTACATCTGGAACAACCAAGAGAGATATACTTGCATACAAAAGATCAATTGATATtccatcaaatttgaatttcatcaCGGGTACATGAGCATCAGGTACAGGTTGGAGTTCAGTAACTTCTTCCATCTCAGCCAAAATGTTATGAAGTACATAAAAGAAGTCTTCCTGGCAAAAATTGTTCTCGTTAGTTCATATTTAGTAAGCAACCAGATCCAATATGGAAAGCCTGAAGTCAGTCTACCTCCCGCCTAACATAATTTGGCCCAACACACAATGTATCAATATCAGCTCCGGGGCCATGTACCTGCAAAAACAATCAGCAATTAACATATAGAATTACCAACCAGAATCtttgcatttaaaaaaataaataaataaataactctacacacacatgcaagaaccaagaaaataatgcaaccggaaattataaaaaaatcacttcaaaaaaaatatacaaattaagGAAAAGAAATCACAGACCACATAAACAGAGAAAAACAATCCAACCAAACGTATGCATGACAAGAACATATGAGTCAGATACCTGTGAAACACAATCTTATAAATGCATCTTACTCATTTTCTGCACCCAAGTTGCTGTGTTGGATATTTAAGGTGTAAGAGTACTACATGACTAAAGACATGAAGCCCTCAAGAACAGAATTATCTGCTTTT from Sesamum indicum cultivar Zhongzhi No. 13 linkage group LG3, S_indicum_v1.0, whole genome shotgun sequence harbors:
- the LOC105157694 gene encoding nuclear poly(A) polymerase 4-like isoform X2 → MVGSDSLNTSLSPSPPPVEQKRPPKQWGVTRPLSLAGPSDADIQRNRELEKFLVDSGLYESAEEAAKREEVLGRLKQIVKNWVKELTRLRGYTDQMVEDANAVIFTFGSYRLGVHGPGADIDTLCVGPNYVRREEDFFYVLHNILAEMEEVTELQPVPDAHVPVMKFKFDGISIDLLYASISLLVVPDDLDISNNSVLYKTDEPTARSLNGCRVADQILKLVPNVENFRTTLRCLKFWAKRRGVYSNVTGFLGGVNWALLVARLCQFYPKANPSMLVSRFFRVYTLWRWPNPVMLCEIEDDELGFSVWDPRKYPWDRNHLMPIITPAYPCMNSSYNVSASTLRVMMEQFEFGKKICEDIELNKLQWSALFEPYLFFESYKNYLQVDINAADLDDLRAWRGWVESRLRQLTLMIERDTSGKLQCHPYPHDYVDSSKQCAHCAFFMGLQRKQGEVIQEGQQFDIRQTVDEFRHQIHSYLYWKPGMDIYVSHVRRKQIPSYVFPEGYRRSRHTRLMSQHQVDKMSSEGGEACRPGSAERVLKRKKELDASDLKEGRRPQKSHSVSPQRQVSVSPELICSRSAGTLKDCCSTASYTMEEKTAVEGSCLFMDGMTQQEAPLTPGDACTRSNEVGLQLVDRDKELNIDFIKPNQGMHCSENTDAGCVSSTCNSHCASSGGNLGINVEGPSLDRSCVSNTQLLSNKGRENDASVLGDGLREKLEPNAALTMVLKSGDGVGSEPVQKNVMSRLSLTSTA
- the LOC105157694 gene encoding nuclear poly(A) polymerase 4-like isoform X1; its protein translation is MVGSDSLNTSLSPSPPPVEQKRPPKQWGVTRPLSLAGPSDADIQRNRELEKFLVDSGLYESAEEAAKREEVLGRLKQIVKNWVKELTRLRGYTDQMVEDANAVIFTFGSYRLGVHGPGADIDTLCVGPNYVRREEDFFYVLHNILAEMEEVTELQPVPDAHVPVMKFKFDGISIDLLYASISLLVVPDDLDISNNSVLYKTDEPTARSLNGCRVADQILKLVPNVENFRTTLRCLKFWAKRRGVYSNVTGFLGGVNWALLVARLCQFYPKANPSMLVSRFFRVYTLWRWPNPVMLCEIEDDELGFSVWDPRKYPWDRNHLMPIITPAYPCMNSSYNVSASTLRVMMEQFEFGKKICEDIELNKLQWSALFEPYLFFESYKNYLQVDINAADLDDLRAWRGWVESRLRQLTLMIERDTSGKLQCHPYPHDYVDSSKQCAHCAFFMGLQRKQGEVIQEGQQFDIRQTVDEFRHQIHSYLYWKPGMDIYVSHVRRKQIPSYVFPEGYRRSRHTRLMSQHQVDKMSSEGGEACRPGSAERVLKRKKELDASDLKEGRRPQKSHSVSPQRQVSVSPELICSRSAGTLKDCCSTASYTMEEKTAVEGSCLFMDGMTQQEAPLTPGDACTRSNEVGLQLVDRDKELNIDFIKPNQGMHCSENTDAGCVSSTCNSHCASSGGNLGINVEGPSLDRSCVSNTQLLSNKGRENDASVLGDGLREKLEPNAALTMVLKSGDGVGSEPVQKNVMSSRLSLTSTA